DNA from Carassius gibelio isolate Cgi1373 ecotype wild population from Czech Republic chromosome B8, carGib1.2-hapl.c, whole genome shotgun sequence:
TGAACAATACCCTAATGTGTCCAATCACTTTCAATATTTTAGGCTTCACGCTATTCAAAGCTGGAGAAAGCTGACATTCTCGAAATGACTGTGCGGTTCCTCAGAGACCTGCCTTCCTCATCAGCTAAAGGTGAgggatttagtttttatttactattattattatttttcagagaCTATTggcaactgtatttattttaacatggtCCTAATGTATTcactatttttctctctctccaaagGTCAAACAGGCAGCTATAAAGAGGGATATAAAGCATGCTTGCAGCGCATCTCTGCGATGCTGCCGCAGTCTAACCTCGAAACAGAAACCCGTCAGCGCGTCAACGAGTTCATCCAGCACTCCACGGTGTCTGCGACGTCCTCCTGCCAGAACTGCTGTTCTCAGAACTCCAGAATGATTTCACAAATGCACCAGAGACTTGTAAGCTTGAGGAACAGCAGCTCTGTAACAGAGAAGCACTCCATCAGTAGCGCTTCAGCTCCCAGTCAACCTCAGCCTGTGCCACAAGCAGCTGTGCACATGTGGAGACCCTGGTGACCAAACAAAAGCCTTCGGGGAAATTGTTTAGTATTAACTctgcatattatttatttgtcatagtAGGTTTTAGTTAAAATCTAAAGCCTGTGATGGAGATTACATGTAAGGAATTTAAGGAAATGCTGCTTTGTAAATGAAAGAAAGCCAGCGAGCACAGATCATGCTGTCTTCATGAATATAACGTTATGCAATCCTCGCTGGGGGTTTAAATACTATGGGTTGTAATCAACAAAATTGTAAACCCCAAgggttaaaatgtatttctgaggTTTGCACAATTTAATTGATTTCATTTGGTCTGTGCAAAGAAATCGTAAACACTGTGTGTTAtttattaatggcaaaatgaatgtccCTGAAGGAAGCATAATCACAAAATATTATTGTGAatcaatagaaaaataaaacctttttgctTTGAAATTCTTGaaatcttgtttgtttatttattggaaATGGTTTTTAAAATTTCTCACTGGGGGAATAAAACAGCTGGAAGTTGTAGacgaaaaaaacaaagcaaataacaaaaacaaaacaaaaagaacaggTAAATAATCTCCTTAAATAGGCACACATTTGCGCTGATCCGCTGATCTGAAAAACTTCTGAAACAACAGCAACAATTTTCCATTTAGCATATGCTATTATGAGAGTTCTTCTTAGTCTGAAAGACCATAGAAATGATCTTTACTTCACCATCCCTTAAACAGCTCCTTGGGATcggttattgttttatttgtattttttattttttattttttgcgccGGAAACGAGGGTCGCCAAAGACACCACTTTAGTGATAAGTCTGTGGAATCGTTGCTATATACAAGGAACTTTAGCATCTCTGAACAGTCTAGGCCATCCTATTTACAGAGGCACGTGCAAAGCTCCCTCAGCTTTATGTTTTGCGCGGGAAATAAGGGTCGCCAAAAATACCAACTTCAAGTCTGTTTCATGAAAGCGGAATAGAAGCCATTTCTTTCCAATGAATTGCTATGTTTGACAtaacacatttataaattaatgacCATAAATCGTTGATCGGAACAATGAACATGAATGTtgtaaagataataaattataaaattattcaaTCTGGATGGCCAGCAAGCATGAGCAAACCTGTAGACTTGTTGATGCTCCCCCCAGCAGGGTGTTGGTGGCTTCTTTTTCTAATGTAAGTGTTGTGTCTTATGTGGCTTTTTCAGGTCTTTTGTTGTCCACATGGGGAAAATCTTAaccatatcttaaaaaaaaaaaaaaaaaaaaaaaaaaaaaaagatttgtgacAATGTACTTCTCCTCAATACTGAGATGCATAATTTCAGCCATGTCTGTAATCCTACCAGCCCAAATGGTGTGGAACAAGGCAGTTTAGTTCATACTGTcaggggtttgttcaaatcatGAAATAATGATGATGACCCTATCCATTAATTGTCACAATCATGCACATCCGATGATCAGTACTCACTTTTGTTCTACTCATTCTCACTTTGTGTTCTAACAAGACCTCCACTATATTGATTGCATGACTGGCAGGCATCATAATGACTGTTGATCATACTTAGGGATTTGAATAACTGCCTAATTATTAAGCATATGGTGTATAACTCAACCCACTCTGCTCCCAGTGCACAGGCGAGACTGATATCACAAATGACATGCAGCAGAAGAGTTGTGTTATTGTTTTGTTCGGTGGTCTGGCTGATTCAGGAAAGTCTAACTAAGACTTAAGACTGATTAGTTTCACCTGCTGGacaataatattttctgttttcattatatatattaccTCTATGTTCTATATTCTTAGAAGGCATGGAGTATCTTTTCACTTGTATGCAGTTGACACTCAAATTTATCTGCCTTTTTAAGCAAACTGAATGGAAAGGCTTAGAAACCTTGTTTGCCTGTCTAAATAATATAAGATCCTTTATGTCCTTAGATAAAACTGAAGCAATTGTGTTTGGGCCCTCTgtggggaaagaaaaaaaaattgttgattttGGAAATCTGCTCTCTAATATCAAACCAACTGTGAAAAGTCTGGGAATAAATCTGTACTCTTCCTTTAAGTTTGATCAACACATAAACACAGTGGTTTAGTCAGGCTTTTTTCATCTGCCGTTTCTGTCCCCCACAGatcattaaaaggatagttcagacaaaaatgaaaattatgtcattaataactcaccctcatgttgttccaaacctgtaggacctccttttatcttcagaacacagtttaagatattttagatttagtccgagagctctcagtccctccattgaagctgtgtgtactgtatactgtccatgtccagaaaggtaagaaaaacatcatcaaagtagtccatctgacatcagagggtcagttagaattttttgaagaatcgaaaatacatcttggtccaaaaataacaaaaactatgactttattcagcattgtcttctcttccgtgtctgttgtgagagagagttcaaaacgcaacagttcaatgatatccggttcatgaacgaaacattcgatgtaaccggatctttttgaaccagttcaccgaatcgaactgaatcgttttaaacggttcgcgtctctaatacgcattaatccacaaatgacttaagctgttaacttttttaatgtggctgacactccctctgagttaaaacaaaccaatatcccggagtaattcatttactcaaacagtacactgactgctgctgtgaagagagaactgaagatgaacaccgagctgagccagataatgactcatttggaatgacatgagggtgagttattaatgacataatttagatttttgggtgaactatccctttaaagagtcTTTTGTTTTATCTCATTGGACTATTGTAATTCTTTATATGCTGGAATTTCCCAGTCCTCTATTAAGATATGGTGCAAAACGCTGCAGATTTCTAATGGGTGTCCGCAAACACCAACATATTACTCCTATTTTCTAAATTGGTTGCCAGTTCGTCATagagttgattttaaaatattgtttgtttttacatcTCTTAATGGTCTTGCACCCTTGTACCTGTCTGAATTTTAAATCTGAACACTTCATTCAGGTGTCTGTGGTCCGCAACAATTACTCTCTAGCTCAGCCTCCAGCATGACTGAAGAGGTGATCGTGCATTTACCATTTTTGGACCTAGGCTCTGGAACAGTCTTCCTTTTTATTTGAGATCCCTGTCCTCTGTCCATGAGTTTAAATCAAAGTTAAAGTCTTAACTTCTTGCCCTAGCTTTCAGCCATTCttaattatgttttatgtattttttatttttgttttattgcttttgtatcttagttttaaataacttctgttttgttcatttgtgctatataaataaatgtaattaaataaataaagttgattaatcaATATCCCATAAATTTCCATAGATTGGAGGGACCCAAGCGGGGACCAGAAAATAACAGAAAAGTGGCCTCTCTTTGGCTTCACCTAACAACCACCTAGAACATCCAAATAATATAGCATAACACTAGCAAAACATATCAATATCTAAGCAATCACACAGCAACACCCTGGTAACCATCAAAAAGACACTATCCTAACACTGCAGCACGCAGtacctacatttaaataaataaattcatatttgaaACATTCTAAGTTTTACAGatgaaacttctttttttttagtttagctgTTTCTATAAGCTCCTGACACATCACAGCTCATTTTAAGTGAAATTggttaagaattattattatttttttttttttttgggggatttaaacaaaaaattaaaaaaaaaaaaatagaattgacCAATGCAAAGGAGATTTTTGTCAGATAGACAATCAATAGATTGCaatgttaaatatgttaaaagGAAATAAAGACCTAGCTGTTTAGGGGATTTTCATAGTTGCAGGTTTTGGTGA
Protein-coding regions in this window:
- the LOC127963211 gene encoding transcription factor HES-2-like; its protein translation is MTPNIITEAHSHSFGSRMTVAQRKEAHELRKTLKPLMEKRRRARINESLNHLKTLILPLVGKDASRYSKLEKADILEMTVRFLRDLPSSSAKGQTGSYKEGYKACLQRISAMLPQSNLETETRQRVNEFIQHSTVSATSSCQNCCSQNSRMISQMHQRLVSLRNSSSVTEKHSISSASAPSQPQPVPQAAVHMWRPW